The DNA window aactaagcaaaattatctgccaatagaacaaaaacactcggcttgtcaagactttacaaaacaagttaaattagctaacctcaatgaagccaaaaatagcttaaaataagtatattctcactaataacaagtgcacttttcttggtagaaaaaaaaagagactattttgctcaatatgttgaaaaatattcttaaatgaagtaaatgctagggccattatcttgacataatgatatgcgctccgcatcattttttttttcatgcttgaagtaagaaatgatgactttaaaaaagtagttttctacttgtgagtgttgatgacacaacagttgatattctagtttcaagcatgttttactcaatatagctcatcaaatctcagcaacaagctgtaatatcttactgacatcatttaggagcaaaacacttaaaacaagtaaaacactaacatcaaatctgcttagtgagaagaatgatcttatcagacagaaaataagcaaatatcaccctcatttgagatattttatcttacttagatttcactttttgcagtgcagtaatGTTACAGAGGCCAAACATATTGAGTATACTTGTTAAACATATTgagtatacttgttaaataaatattgagtatacttgttgaataaatattgagtatacttgttaaataaaacctttagcttgtttttaatgaacccATAGGcctactaaactactgtatgttaatgttgtttattatggtgggacttggagagccaagttttttatgAGGGAGTACTTGGTGGGAAAAGTTGGAGAACTGCGATCTTATTCTTGAAAATATTAAGTgttttataataaatattttcCGATGTAAAGGAAATGCAGGAAACATTCTTTCGTTTGAGTAGTTAGTTTTTCTTTAGAGCTTgaaaaaaaactaatctgtcgcGTGTAGCTGGCAAATAAAGAATAACAAAAAAACTCTTGACAATCATCAATACATTAATTGTTCATTTTAATGACATTTCAATGCAGGTTTTGGCAAGAAACAGTTTCCTTACTTCAATTGTGCATTTTTTCCTAACCAATTAGAACATCATAAATAAAATgataatttcaatattttctcaGTTATAATCAGTTGCCTTCAATTTAATTGTAGGCCCAGTTTGCAGTTACGGCTGCCTTCAAGGTGGTGCTACTAACTGGTAAACACTTTGGCCCTTCATTGAATTTCTATCATTTTATATTTCAACAAACAGATGGAAAACTTGCTTTGCATTTAGAAACCAAGCAGACACTATTTTTGCTATTGCAGCTATCATTTCAAATAGGGTTCAAATTACGCCCAAAATGGCTTTTTTTCATCAAACAACATTCagttaagaaaatattttttgcaaaaatgatgAAGTCTATTATTGCCAAGGTTCCAGGTTTTAATAAGTGGGGCAGCCTTGCATTTAACgtctaaaatgtttaaatgtgtGGTTCACCCACCAGTTGGACCAGCCTATTAAACAGTGAAAAgacaataaattaataaatgcatATGAAATTATTTACAGGCTATTAATGGAGGCTAAGAATATTCATAAAGTCCTGTGTCTTAGAAAACATGTGACTCTAGTATCcctgaggaaaaaaaacaaaacatatcagGAATTTGTCCCAATTTCCTCCACACGCTTGTTAtcacagctccttcttcacctcgTACTGACATATGCAAGAGTCCCGCTGGCTGTCCAGGTAAGGTTTGCATCCCAAATGCATCACGGCGTCAAACAGCAGCGTTACAGCCGACTCGCACGCTGACCGCAAACATACAGAAGAAAAGTGCATTTAGTGCTGTGTAGATTACAACTTACACAGGCTTGTGCTCAACATTGAACTGGCAATTtcaatgggggggaaaaaaaggccaATTGCACCCTCTGCTGGACACGTCAAGCAATACAGCAGGAGAACACATTTATCCACAGTGAtgtcaaaagttgttttttataaTCCCCCCCCCAAATAGagacattttgcaaccttttcgtaATTTTACAAAACCAGCAGCTAAATAGTGCaattttgcgttttctcaaccaATAGTGGataaatcagaatagttttattgccattgtttgagaacgggttcacaaactaggactttttcttggtgcaatcgtgcaacataaaacacatatgacacagatttggtaataaatgTGTCTTGTTAATGGTTTTCTCCACCTGTTACGGTAGTGAGCACATCATAAGACTTGTTATTGCTTTTTAAGATGGCAGTGGTCAAATTGTGGCACTTTGGAATCGTCCTTTCAAAAAAAGAGCTGTCAAATTGtgcaactttttatttatttttctcaaaattAGTTGTCAAATTGTGCGACCTTTGGTTTTCTCTAATTTATTGGTCAAATTCTGCAACTTGTTatctattttctcaaaaatggttgAAGTGTTTgaacttttaattcatttttctCAAATAGCAGTCAAATTGTGCTACTTTTTATTAGTTGTCTCTTGGGACGTAAGAATTTGGTACTGCAGTTATTGTTACTAAAATGAACCCggttattattatcgcggtaatgttaaatgtgctgaaaaagtactgtggagaatgcatatatatgtttaagagttatttctttattcatagtcatgtttaaagcagctagtgtttttccatttgtactctttctattttttcattttatgtctGCAAGTAAACTGTTtgtgttaccttgaagacttggaatgtaggagttggagtactcccttatatcttatctgtagtagaacaatgagcctgtattcctttctgtagagggtgggggctgtttgcgtattcaaaaagttgtctcttcctgtttgaatgagagatcaactagagcagccgataccaatgtattgattaagttgatctcccaaagctttggaataaactacaaaatattccaattctgtcttgaaggtccttcttactcagtatatacagtatgtcatcgaaagaacttgggattgacaagtaacttagattcccttggaggacgCACCAGTACTCATGGCTACTCTTACATACACATGGCTATCAGCGCTCTAAATGGCAGCTAGCAATCAGCACGCTATCCTGGCAGATAGCGATTGGTGCACTAGCTGGCAATGAGCGAGCTAGCATCCCAAAGTTGTCTCCTACATAGAGGTCTTAGTGGAGTTTGTCCTACTAATAGAAAGGTTGCTGCCTCAACGGGCTGCAGTAGAAAGAGAAAATGAACAAAAGGTAGCAAATATCAAACCTTGGACACTTTGGGCCAATCCCAGAGTCCTCTGCACGTTCCTGCAAATGGTCTCCAGGCACTCCTGGAACTGCTCGTCACAGTCGTGCTTGTCTCGGCCGCAGGTGTCATAGCAACGGTCGTGCTGGTTGCAGCATTTGGTCATGGAGGGGAAGCCCACGTCCATCTGGGAGGACAACGCAGGAAACATCACAAGTTCCTCATTATTGCGGTTGAGTGGCGGGGGCACCTGGGATAGGCAcccatctacatttctgccagtgggtgctcggtgtgtgtgtattagtgttgtacccataccaatattttggtagcggtaccaaaagtatttctgtacttttctaaataaaggggaccacaaaaatgtacgtaattattgtctttattttaacaaaacaaattaattcatgaaacatatgtttattattgcaagtttgtccttaaataaaagagtgaacatactagacaacttgtcttttagtagtaagtaaacaaacaaagactcctaattagtctatgcagtaacatattgtgtcatttatacacctattattttgtacacattacgagggacaagtggtaggaaatgaatgtgtctgtgtttaccaacaacaagacatcatggcggagccgaagtcgaggttcttaacatggagatattctgtctacttttcttttgtcgagcacaaagaaaagaacattttagttaaatgtaagttgtgtcttggatcagagACCCTATCTACtgtccaaaacagcaattcaaatctgctgaaacagctacaaaagcaacatgtttcaacgaagctagtaaagagagagacaCTTCACCGTGggcgggatgggggggggggggggggtttggtggtagtgggggtgtatattgtagcccggaagagttagagatgtaagggattctgggtatttgttcagttgtgtttatgtaacggtaggggtgtaacagtacacaaaaatttcggttcggtacgtacctgggtttagaggtcacggttcggttcattttcggtacagtaagaaaacaacaaaatatacatttttgggttatttatttatcaaatttgcaaaatcttccaccaaaaacatttttcttagtgtaatatttgatgtgaagtaatgggaaccttggataggtcaataattcataataacattgattttgattcaatattatgttttgagcgaaagaaaaaaaaacagctttgttttattagtcaacattgcaactttttctaaatgacatttaacctttaagcttttttatttcacttttgttatgtttttgtttatttgaatagtatttttagaatgtgccgtgggcctttaaaacattagctgtgggccgcaaatggcctccggggcacacttttgacacccctgctatagataataaaaaattaaatgtgataaatctatggataaaaagcagagcctggcgacgcatgcgcgtttatcataactctctctctctctctgtctctgcccctccctcaccaatgctgctgtttgttttgtttttaaccccttcttaaccctgaacgtacattgaaaatacacgcaaccctaactccaaatgccggacatttgaggcatttaagaaactccgccctgacagctccgcaaaagaggacatgtccggtgaaaagaggacgtatggtcagtctatcctagcccgttagctgctagcatgccgtgtgttgtgcctcggtgtgcattgtttacacaacgtgcgttacgctacttaatatgtccgggtggaaactcgttcggtacacctccgaaccgaaccggaacccccttaccgaaacggttcaatacaaatacacgtaccgttacacccctgtgtgttacggtgcggatgttctcccgaaatgtgtttgtcattcttgtttggtgtgggttcacagtgtggcgcatattcaggcctggccctaaccaatctggcgccctaggcaagatttaggtggcgcccccccacatcggcagtgaagtgtatatactcacaagaaaccaaatagctttgtctttgacctttttttttacttaaagcaaattaacatatatgagaatgttatgttatgattatctttaaccgaatcacagcagtgctcaaattaaaaaacagcattccctctcatgtgatattgcttaattaacattaatgatgtgcactttaacaactaggcttacaactatacctaatatataaaggggtggaaaagtgactattacctgcagggcaaacattagctaaccagacggcaataacaatgtaaacaaaaaacacctgcttaaaagatctaatacaaatgtccctgaggaatgtaaggtgggagtactgtaattacctaacgttacattattattttccataatttaaccccctccacaatattaacccgacgttaaaacagaactagcaatttattgattagcaattgctgaatcatgtaacattagcttaatgctaaaaagccaggttactatcacattctgtaacagacaaataatttcatgtaggctaacgttacctacctgctacctctgtctttttctcgtttctcctcctcttcttttctattttttcttccctgggcacctgacagttttggccgttttgacattttgtgttgattttttgatgtggtaagagtcatgatacgggaagggagggggcgcaccgtgcggggggatggggcgtaatgttgtaacaaataatatttatattaaataggctttactttgcattttaattaacgtgggattattttttgtatttagaaataatagtaccaactttttttttctttttttctccaacatttgtggcactggcgtggcgccccctgatggacggcgcccttagcatttgcctatacggcctatgccacgggccggccctgcgcatatttgtaacagtgttaaagttgtttatacgaccaccctcagtgtgacctgtatggctgttgaccaagtattcacttttgtgtgtatgcagaagtgactgtgccggcacgctgtttgtatggtgtgaAAGTGGACGCgtggacaggttgtagaggacgctaaaggcagtgccatcacggcacgcccttaacatTGTtgttgaaaatcgggagaaattcgggagaatagttgccccgggagaggcactgaaattcgggagtctcccgggaaaatcgggagggttggcaagtatggcttattATGGTACCTGGAATCCAAAGAGCGGCGTTCCACAGCCGTTGGGTGGCGGCGGCTTGTACCCGGGCCGAGGCGCCGCCTTGTAACCTGGCAGAGAGGAGCAAAGGTGAATTGTTATCTGCGTGTTGGAGATAAAGACGCAATGTACCAACACTACTCCATTTAGGGAGctttattgcctttttttttttaaccctcacTGGCAAATGTCGTCATCGTTATAATAAGTATTTAGACAATGATTGGTTGATGGCAGAGTCACGTGACCTGACAGTCGCCAACGTAGTGACATTAAAAATAGATATTAAAATGTTATCTTACCGTCGCTACAACGGTAATGACACAAGCCGTCGTCGCCGCCAAACAAGTCTAGCGCCGCATTAAGATAGGTGTCTATCTTATGGATGCCATTACGGATAGTTTTAAGAGTCATTCTCCAGTCGGGAGTCTCCGCTTGTTGTCCGCAGGCTGACACACGCGAGAACACGACCAGGAGGACAACCACATGGCAGCAGCTAGTTGTTAGCATGGCCCACTTAGGTAGAAAAACAAAAAGAGTACGAAGGGAATTATTAAAAGGCAGTTTGACGTCGTCTTGGCGACATTTCGACTGTTTTCCTTCTCTCGGCACCGGAAGTGTACGGCGTTCATTTCCGGGTTGGGAGCAGTCACGTGACTCCCGGTAAGCCAACGACTTGACGTCGAAGCTGTCACGTGTGCAGTGCTTCCATCCGGTTTCGTTTTTTTCGTGAAGAAAATAtcatcaaataaaatgtataaataaaagttgaaaaaataaaataaaataaaaaaaaccttgcccaaatgttaaaaaaacaaacccttttttttttttttaaataaacattgcaAATATGTATAAACTGATTTTTCATGAAGGTTCGCTAACGCCACCGTGTGgacacaacaataaaaaaaaaaaaacaaagactaaaaaaacaaaaaaataaaatatatatatatcaaataatgttgcaatttataaataaaggtttataaaatacaaatatatacattatataaatatatatatatatacataccatcaAATATAATTTTACCTTCGCAACATCATTATACTAttggttttatattcataaatgtatgtttctcaatacccgacctgattttctgtgcttttaaaaaagaattagaactttactttacacacacacacacacacacacacacacacacacacacacacacacacacacaaacacacacatatatatatatatatatatatatatatatatatatatatatatatatatatatatatatatatatatatattgcattcttctttagttgctttattgggTTTAAaaacccctggcgctgttttgtactgtttctgtacttgttttgattattattatttacttgattgtatgtaaatgttgaatgttataaaggttttagaaaaaaaaaaaaaaaaaaaatctaatcaaatataattttacttttgcaacctcattatactattggttttatattcataaatgtacattcctcaatacccgacctgtttttttgtgcttttaaaaaagaattggatctttactttaaaacgctttctacctctaacaaccaaaaagctgtgaaaactatgatgctgtgttccaaatttggactatttacggaacttgtgtgagcctatggctttacacattgctaaatatatatattttgcattctactatagttactttgagtttacaacccccctgCTGCTGTATTGTAATGTTTTTGTACTTGTATGGTGAACATtaaaaataaagatttaaaaaatatatatatatatatatatatatatatatatatatatatatatatatatatatatatatacatacatagatagatatatctatataatcaaataaaaatcaaataaaaacaaaaacaattgcaTAAATGATACTCTCTTCATCAGACGCCTAGTgatataattaaacatgtttcaaATAATGGGAATGTAAATGTGAAAATGAAGAACAAATGTAGTGTACACTTTCATTACTAAATACAGAATAATTGAATCAACAATAGCAGGCAGCGAGAAACACCCCcaggcaataataataatattactttaTTTCAATGATAAGCGAGCATTGAAGAAAATCAGTATCTTCTATAATTATTTAAATAACTGCATAAACTTCCAACATTCAAACATGAAAATGTACATCTGCATCAATAAGTTCATTTGTAGCAATGAGAGGATTTCTCCTCTGTTCTGATCCAGTGTTCTTCATCCATTCCACAGGTGTGGCTAAACCACACTCCGTCCAAACTGATGATGTCTTCAAGCGGGTCATGCTGTAAGCTGATTGGTGGTTTTAAACAACAAGGAAGTGGATGTGTTCACTACTACAAGCACACAGCTTATAATCAAGCATCCTTTCTGCACCAGGAGaatgggaaaaaaatagtttttctccGGAAtgttcatttcttctttaaatgtgAGGCGAACATGAAGAGGGAATTTTTAAACTTCCAACATTAGAGCTACATTATTTCAATAGGGTTTTTATTTTGTGATTGCACCTAGTGTAAAGGTCATTTCTTAAAAAACATGAACGTACACATctattcatatatatttaaaagATCTAACAGTGTCTTGGAGACTAACTCACCCGCCTCTAAAGAGGCTATTTAGTCTGTCTAGCTCCTTGCAGTTGTCCATTGTCATGAGCTCG is part of the Entelurus aequoreus isolate RoL-2023_Sb linkage group LG22, RoL_Eaeq_v1.1, whole genome shotgun sequence genome and encodes:
- the LOC133639800 gene encoding group XIIA secretory phospholipase A2-like isoform X2 — translated: MLTTSCCHVVVLLVVFSRVSACGQQAETPDWRMTLKTIRNGIHKIDTYLNAALDLFGGDDGLCHYRCSDGYKAAPRPGYKPPPPNGCGTPLFGFQMDVGFPSMTKCCNQHDRCYDTCGRDKHDCDEQFQECLETICRNVQRTLGLAQSVQACESAVTLLFDAVMHLGCKPYLDSQRDSCICQYEGY
- the LOC133639800 gene encoding group XIIA secretory phospholipase A2-like isoform X1; the encoded protein is MLTTSCCHVVVLLVVFSRVSACGQQAETPDWRMTLKTIRNGIHKIDTYLNAALDLFGGDDGLCHYRCSDGYKAAPRPGYKPPPPNGCGTPLFGFQMDVGFPSMTKCCNQHDRCYDTCGRDKHDCDEQFQECLETICRNVQRTLGLAQSVQACESAVTLLFDAVMHLGCKPYLDSQRDSCICQYEVKKEL